A single genomic interval of Penicillium psychrofluorescens genome assembly, chromosome: 2 harbors:
- a CDS encoding uncharacterized protein (ID:PFLUO_003984-T1.cds;~source:funannotate) — protein sequence MSDQDPSENQTLKPTSTQDSAPESNPESTSRPGMPHIRLNSGRQDPFIETNEGYEPLAAVDSTESHPESHPESHPEPRALTPANPDAAIVLGVQGISPYGISNAPASAEFLLPPRLRPSSRNEVDRPHSPDRWSFSRSSVSSSDQISRENGMPLNPFEDSRAPSHSGSEEYDVNTQTVSEKFNIMPTDGLLLFPEDVEKDDYLHNPDPADKDRDCDVCNRRGILNVGGLVILTLGILTLFVGYPVITWVEGVLRRGHICQPGDTLCLDNGEQPLLQNIRKGLIDPDTPEDAMYKKNADGKEWQLVFSDEFNTPGRTFYDDDDPFFQAVDLWYGVTADKEWYDPDAVTTTEGVLELRFDNFVNHDLQYRSGMVQSWNKLCFKGGRLEASMSLPGDGHVEGFWPGFWAMGNLARPGYAATTDGMWPYSYHDGCDAGITPNQSAPDGLNFLPGMRLPGCTCPNSDHPSPGHARSAPEIDVIEGSTAPLEGSYGPYVGSASQSLQTAPFDLWYMPDYDYTAVYNPEVTQINPYRGGVYQQAMSGLTNLNTHWFNGTEYQEYAFEYQPGADGQVTWFVGADKTWTLDGRSIGPNGNIGQRMVPLEPMSLVMNLGMADNFAPQNKSIREYMPAYLRFDYVRIYQDPDHISVTCDPPGYETTAYIEAHKKAYLNQNLTSWSDAGYHWPKNHFMHGC from the exons ATGTCGGACCAGGATCCTTCTGAAAACCAAACCCTAAAACCAACCTCAACCCAAGACTCAGCCCCGGAGTCAAACCCAGAGTCAACTTCGAGACCCGGGATGCCTCATATCCGCCTTAACTCGGGCCGCCAGGACCCATTCATTGAGACCAATGAAGGCTACGAGCCCCTGGCGGCCGTGGACTCGACGGAGTCTCACCCGGAGTCGCACCCGGAGTCGCACCCGGAGCCACGGGCTCTGACGCCAGCAAATCCGGACGCGGCCATCGTCTTGGGCGTGCAGGGGATATCGCCGTATGGGATATCAAACGCTCCCGCCTCCGCGGAGTTCCTGCTCCCTCCGAGACTGCGCCCATCGTCTCGCAACGAGGTGGACCGCCCGCATTCGCCGGACCGTTGGTCTTTCAGTCGGTCTAGCGTCAGCTCCTCAGACCAGATCAGCCGCGAGAATGGCATGCCGCTCAATCCGTTTGAGGACTCGCGCGCGCCTTCGCATTCTGGAAGTGAGGAGTACGATGTCAACACGCAGACTGTCTCGGAGAAGTTCAATATCATGCCGACGGATGGGCTGCTTTTGTTCCCGGAGGACGTGGAAAAGGACGACTATCTGCATAATCCGGATCCTGCGGACAAGGACCGTGACTGTGATGTTTGCAATCGTCGAGGTATCTTGAATGTGGGCGGCTTGGTGATATTGACATTGGGCATTTTGACGCTTTTTGTTGGATATCCTGTCAT AACCTGGGTGGAAGGGGTACTCAGACGCGGGCATATTTGCCAACCGGGCGATACTCTATGCCTCGATAATGGAGAGCAACCGCTGCTCCAGAATATCCGAAAAGGATTGATTGATCCAGATACGCCGGAAGATGCAATGTACAAGAAGAACGCAGACGGCAAGGAGTGGCAGCTTGTG TTCTCGGATGAATTCAACACTCCTGGCCGCACATTCtacgatgatgatgatccgTTTTTCCAAGCAGTGGATCTTTGGTATGGTGTTACGGCAGATAAAGAG TGGTACGATCCCGATGCAGTGACCACAACCGAGGGAGTGCTAGAGCTTCGATTCGACAATTTCGTGAATCACGACCTGCAATACCGATCTGGAATGGTTCAAAGCTGGAACAAGCTCTGTTTCAAGGGCGGCCGTCTGGAGGCCAGCATGTCTCTGCCAGGCGATGGACATGTCGAGGGTTTCTGGCCTGGTTTCTGGGCAATGGGCAATCTTGCTCGTCCTGGGTACGCGGCTACCACGGACGGCATGTGGCCATACAGCTATCACGACGGCTGCGACGCTGGCATCACCCCGAACCAAAGTGCACCGGATGGACTCAACTTTCTTCCGGGCATGCGGTTGCCTGGTTGCACTTGCCCCAATTCCGACCACCCTTCACCGGGACATGCACGTAGTGCTCCTGAAATCGACGTGATTGAAGGTAGCACTGCGCCTCTCGAAGGGAGCTACGGACCGTACGTTGGTAGTGCATCTCAGAGTTTGCAGACTGCACCTTTTGATCTTTGGTACATGCCAGACTATG ATTACACTGCCGTATACAATCCCGAAGTAACTCAAATAAACCCTTACCGCGGCGGCGTTTATCAGCAAGCCATGTCCGGGTTGACCAACCTGAACACACACTGGTTCAACGGCACGGAGTACCAGGAGTACGCCTTCGAGTACCAACCCGGTGCAGACGGCCAGGTGACCTGGTTCGTCGGCGCAGACAAGACATGGACACTGGACGGGCGGTCCATTGGACCCAATGGCAACATCGGGCAGCGCATGGTGCCGCTGGAGCCCATGTCGCTGGTGATGAACCTGGGCATGGCAGACAACTTTGCTCCCCAGAACAAGTCTATCCGCGAGTATATGCCTGCCTACCTCCGCTTTGACTATGTTCGCATCTACCAGGACCCGGACCATATTAGCGTCACCTGTGACCCACCGGGTTATGAGACGACGGCGTACATTGAGGCCCATAAGAAAGCCTATCTTAATCAGAACCTGACTTCTTG GTCGGATGCCGGATACCACTGGCCGAAGAACCACTTCATGCATGGATGCTAG
- a CDS encoding uncharacterized protein (ID:PFLUO_003985-T1.cds;~source:funannotate), protein MSSDDAYTSFLDKANADLDAGRASQPSSATTSTQTVHTSLKVPAPLKSVDAYYVSETDEPFEPVALKWDGAAKGTWPSAGQLSSLISPDADLSKAISTLSPSSFDPKKKYASVLDAVRAAAVEKAEGEDQSKVDVKVYRVELDSTRVEYWVLALHAPESRLVGLRAKAVES, encoded by the exons atgtcctccgACGACGCCTACACGTCCTTCTTGGATAAAGCTAATgccgacctcgacgccgGCCGCGCCTCGCaaccctcctccgccactACCAGCACCCAGACCGTACATACCTCTCTCAAGGTGCCTGCACCGCTGAAGTCTGTCGATGCATACTACGTCTCTGAGACAGATGAGCCGTTCGAACCCGTTGCCCTGAAATGGGACGGCGCTGCGAAAGGCACCTGGCCCAGCGCAG GCCAACTCTCCTCCCTCATCTCCCCAGACGCAGACCTATCCAAGGCCATCTCAACTCTCTCCCCCAGCTCCTTCGACCCAAAGAAAAAGTACGCCTCTGTCCTGGACGCAGTGCGCGCTGCTGCCGTCGAGAAAGCGGAGGGCGAAGACCAGTCGAAAGTTGATGTCAAGGTGTACAGAGTGGAGCTGGATAGCACGCGCGTCGAGTACTGGGTCCTTGCGCTGCATGCGCCGGAGAGTCGGCTTGTCGGACTGCGCGCGAAGGCCGTGGAGTCGTAA
- a CDS encoding uncharacterized protein (ID:PFLUO_003986-T1.cds;~source:funannotate): MLCTSFPKDDAKKPVHLTASMGYKAGMTTIVRDLDRPGAKMHKKEVVEAVTVIETPPLVAVGVVGYIETPRGLRSLTTVWAEHLSDELKRRFYKNWYKSKKKAFTKYAKSHAEEKGASVTRELERMKKYCTVVRVLAHTQIRQTPIKQKKAHLMEIQVNGGSVADKVDFAQNLFEKTIDIDSIFEKDEMIDVIAVTKGHGFQGVTSRWGTTKLPRKTHKGLRKVACIGAWHPNHVQWTVARAGQMGYHHRTSCNHKVFRVGKGTDEGNASTDFDISKKQITPLGGFVHYGEVKNDFVMLKGSVPGVKKRVMTLRKTLYPQTNRRATEKVELKWIDTSSKFGHGAFQTPEEKRAFLGTLKKDLITTV, from the exons ATGTTGTGCACCAGCTTCCCCAAGGATGACGCCAAGAAGCCCGTCCACCTGACGGCCTCCATGGGCTACAAGGCCGGTATGACCACCATCGTCCGTGACCTTGACCGTCCCGGTGCCAAGATGCACAagaaggaggttgttgaggcCGTGACTGTCATCGAGACCCCTCCT CTCGTTGCCGTTGGTGTCGTTGGCTACATCGAGACTCCCCGCGGTCTCCGCTCGCTCACCACCGTCTGGGCTGAGCACCTGAGCGACGAGCTCAAGCGCCGCTTCTACAAGAACTGGTacaagagcaagaagaaggccttCACCAAGTACGCCAAGTCTCacgccgaggagaagggtgCCTCCGTCAcccgcgagctggagcgcaTGAAGAAGTACTGCACCGTTGTGCGCGTGCTCGCCCACACCCAGATCCGCCAGACCCcgatcaagcagaagaaggcccacCTCATGGAGATCCAGGTCAACGGTGGCTCCGTCGCCGACAAGGTCGACTTCGCCCAGAACCTGTTCGAGAAGACCATCGACATCGACTCCATCTtcgagaaggatgagatgatTGATGTCATCGCCGTCACCAAGGGTCACGGTTTCCAGGGTGTCACCTCCCGTTGGGGCACCACCAAGCTGCCCCGCAAGACGCACAAGGGTCTGCGCAAGGTTGCCTGTATCGGTGCCTGGCACCCTAACCACGTCCAGTGGACTGTGGCCCGTGCCGGTCAGATGGGTTACCACCACCGTACCTCTTGCAACCACAAGGTCTTCCGCGTTGGCAAGGGTACCGATGAGGGCAACGCCTCGACCGACTTCGACATCtccaagaagcagatcaCTCC TCTGGGTGGCTTCGTCCACTACGGTGAGGTCAAGAACGACTTCGTCATGCTCAAGGGCTCCGTCCCCGGTGTCAAGAAGCGTGTCATGACTCTGCGCAAGACCCTGTACCCCCAGACCAACCGGAGGGCCAccgagaaggtcgagctCAAGTGGATCGACACCTCGTCCAAGTTCGGCCACGGTGCTTTCCAGACccccgaggagaagcgcgcCTTCCTGGGTACCCTCAAGAAGGACCTGATTACTACTGTTTAA
- a CDS encoding uncharacterized protein (ID:PFLUO_003987-T1.cds;~source:funannotate) has protein sequence MSHTQPSPTTGVAPHQAHLAAHAQVNGHMPPMPTQGPKGVPLSTAQKIAALNEQVWLQIGSLTELMGDLDGAMNAYEQALRHNQWSIPAMNAISCILRTKEQFPKAIEYLQNILKLDPANGETWGSLGHCHLMMDNLQEAYTSYQQALYHLRDPKEPKLWYGIGILYDRYGSLDHAEEAFSQVMRMAPEFEKANEIYFRLGIIYKQQQKFSQSLECFKYIVTDPPRPLTEEDIWFQIGHVHEQQKDFESAQAAYRRVLDRDPNHAKVLQQLGWLYHQQSNSYASQEKAIEFLEKSVNADNSDAQSWYLLGRCYMSQAKYPKAYEAYQQAVYRDGRNPTFWCSIGVLYYQINQYRDALDAYSRAIRLNPYISEVWYDLGTLYESCNNQIADALDAYGRAADLDPTNVHIKARLQLLQSQLQGGSNQNNASAPAPQPQDVHPQAYQGPGVGAPPAPQWGAPAPTGGPMPPGPAPPRQPADWNRGINELQSQGQAPPANGGPGGPQQPSPRQDPGRLPDAGRGGPPRSPKMGGQYPPPNTLPQIANPPASGHERAPSGGLGGGATRGPLPPTPAGGGAPPTNGGQAGNGAAPPYNRPFTPPTEIRPLREERPSSPGSGYPHQQFHTGPHQGVNSTGIASGAPPPASAAAAAEAAARERSEDRPASAMKRSREWEGETGPVKKQANEETRARLDDQNSRRASPPGRGASPNEMQRSPSEIKREEARRANENYHPSEAAHHPSTLPSIQTMPPSTSGGPSLPPMAESAAPASNGPPEGPSSAHTPVKEEAPRSEAPSSHEPAARKMDVDEDYDDEGADEEKKAGAAAAATKESSHDGNSGNATNGEGKGSPSKAESSA, from the exons ATGTCCCACACGCAACCATCCCCCACCACCGGGGTTGCGCCGCACCAGGCGCACCTCGCGGCGCATGCCCAGGTCAATGGCCACATGCCTCCGATGCCCACGCAGGGCCCCAAGGGAGTCCCGCTTTCCACGGCTCAGAAGATCGCGGCTCTCAATGAGCAGGTGTGGCTGCAAATCG GCAGCTTGACTGAATTGATGGGCGATCTGGATGGCGCCATGAACGCGTACGAGCAGGCTCTTCGCCACAACCAGTGGTCGATTCCTGCCATGAACGCCATCTCGTGTATCCTACGCACAAAGGAGCAGTTCCCCAAAGCGATCGAGTACCTGCAAAACATTCTCAAGCTGGACCCTGCCAATGGGGAAACCTGGGGTAGCTTAG GCCACTGCCATCTGATGATGGATAACCTGCAAGAGGCCTACACCTCCTACCAGCAAGCCCTTTATCACCTGCGCGACCCCAAGGAACCGAAGCTGTGGTacggcatcggcatcctgTATGACCGCTATGGCTCCCTCGACCACGCAGAGGAAGCTTTCTCTCAGGTCATGCGCATGGCTCCCGAGTTTGAAAAGGCCAACGAGATTTATTTCCGCCTGGGAATCATCTacaagcagcagcagaagtTCAGCCAGAGTCTGGAGTGCTTCAAATACATCGTCACTGACCCGCCTCGTCCCCTCACCGAGGAAGATATATGGTTCCAGATTGGTCACGTTCACGAGCAGCAGAAAGACTTTGAGTCTGCCCAGGCCGCCTACCGGCGTGTCCTCGATCGGGACCCCAACCACGCCAAGGTCCTGCAGCAATTGGGATGGCTCTACCACCAACAGAGTAACAGCTATGCTAGCcaggagaaggccattgaGTTCTTAGAGAAGTCGGTCAACGCTG ACAACAGCGACGCTCAAAGCTGGTACCTCCTCGGTCGGTGCTACATGTCCCAGGCCAAATACCCCAAGGCCTACGAGGCCTATCAGCAGGCGGTCTACCGCGATGGACGCAACCCTACCTTCTGGTGCTCGATCGGTGTTCTCTACTACCAGATCAACCAGTACCGCGATGCGCTGGATGCCTACTCTCGTGCTATTCGCCTGAACCCGTATATCTCGGAAGTGTGGTATGATCTGGGTACTTTGTACGAATCCTGTAACAACCAAATCGCCGACGCTCTTGATGCCTACGGTCGCGCGGCTGACCTGGATCCCACCAACGTCCACATTAAGGCGCgcctgcagctgcttcagAGCCAGCTGCAGGGTGGTTCGAACCAGAACAATGCTTCGGCCCCTGCACCTCAGCCGCAGGATGTTCACCCCCAGGCCTACCAGGGTCCTGGAGTGGGTGCTCCTCCCGCGCCTCAATGGGGTGCTCCAGCTCCGACTGGTGGTCCGATGCCTCCTGGCCCTgctcctccccgccagccTGCTGACTGGAACCGCGGCATCAATGAACTGCAGTCGCAAGGCCAAGCCCCGCCGGCCAATGGTGGCCCTGGCGGTCCTCAGCAGCCAAGCCCTCGCCAGGATCCCGGTCGACTCCCTGATGCCGGTCGTGGCGGGCCGCCCCGTTCGCCCAAGATGGGTGGTCAATACCCGCCTCCCAACACCCTGCCTCAGATTGCCAACCCGCCTGCGTCTGGCCATGAACGCGCCCCGAgcggtggccttggcggtggcGCTACCCGTGGCCCTCTGCCTCCCACCCcggctggtggtggtgctcctCCTACCAATGGAGGTCAGGCTGGCAACGGAGCCGCCCCTCCCTACAACCGTCCGTTCACCCCTCCGACCGAGATTCGGCCCCTCCGGGAAGAGCGGCCCTCCTCGCCTGGCTCGGGTTATCCCCACCAGCAGTTCCATACCGGTCCTCACCAAGGCGTTAACTCTACTGGCATTGCTTCTGGTGCTCCTCCGCCGGCTtctgctgccgccgccgccgaggctgcTGCTCGCGAGCGTAGTGAGGACCGACCCGCGTCTGCAATGAAGCGCAGCCGTGAGTGGGAGGGCGAGACTGGCCCCGTGAAAAAACAAGCCAACGAGGAAACCCGTGCCCGATTGGATGATCAGAACAGCCGCCGTGCCAGCCCTCCCGGCCGGGGTGCTTCTCCGAACGAGATGCAACGGAGTCCTTCGGAGATCAAGCGTGAAGAGGCCCGTCGTGCCAATGAGAACTACCACCCCTCCGAGGCCGCGCATCACCCCTCGACACTGCCCTCCATCCAAACCATGCCTCCTAGCACCTCTGGCGGCCCCAGTCTCCCCCCGATGGCCGAGAGCGCTGCCCCGGCGTCGAACGGCCCGCCCGAGGGCCCTTCTTCGGCCCACACCCctgtcaaggaggaggcaCCTCGCTCGGAGGCACCTTCGTCCCACGAGCCTGCCGCTCGCAAGATGGACGTCGATGAAGACTACGATGATGAGGGTGctgatgaggagaagaaggccggcgctgctgctgctgctacgAAGGAAAGCTCTCACGATGGCAACTCTGGCAATGCCACCAATggcgagggcaagggcaGTCCATCCAAGGCAGAATCTTCTGCGTGA
- a CDS encoding uncharacterized protein (ID:PFLUO_003988-T1.cds;~source:funannotate) gives MRPVEMSYSPAYQDQKARGLFLASPAPPAPPPLARRSVDRPSVSGGVLCRSSDSVDGHNASPSPRSYIRDPSHTVLARPGTASASIGTPTSGSSTTHKEARTQTRTGSADQPSMSSELRSPSTARGPKRSTPDDASTDDSEDALLMLFRLSIPVPVFSLAASLYTISAIIFAVLISPLRLCPISHYLRTTSFASQLCDLLSPALHIHERLVNLRPPSNPPRSPSTQWIHADQDPEPDRDSHEYYSVTGLILVLMLSVFGCLAILLSVWTAAFFWVFAMMLGNPDGTERRDDGRAAVLGVCKWWQTWLAKARKLEK, from the exons ATGCGGCCTGTGGAGATGTCTTATAGCCCTGCCTACCAGGACCAGAAAGCCCGCGGtctctttcttgcttctccagctcctcctgctccgccgcctctTGCCCGCCGATCTGTCGACCGCCCCTCTGTCTCTGGCGGAGTGCTCTGCCGATCCTCGGACTCAGTTGACGGTCACAACGCCAGTCCGAGCCCTCGCTCTTACATTCGAGATCCCTCCCACACGGTCTTGGCCCGCCCGGGGAcggcctccgcctccatTGGTACTCCGACGTCCGGTTCTAGCACCACGCACAAGGAAGCCCGCACCCAAACTCGCACCGGCTCGGCGGATCAGCCGTCCATGTCCAGCGAGCTGAGGAGCCCCAGCACAGCCCGCGGGCCGAAACGAAGTACTCCCGACGATGCTTCGACAGATGACAGCGAGGATGCGTTGTTGATGCTG TTCCGCCTCTCCATCCCCGTCCCcgtcttctccctcgccgcaTCCCTCTAcaccatctccgccatcatcttcgccgtcctGATCTCCCCGCTCCGCCTCTGCCCCATATCTCACTACCTCCGCaccacctccttcgcctcgCAGCTCTGCGACCTCCTCTCTCCAGCACTACATATCCACGAGCGTCTCGTTAACCTGCGCCCACCATCCAACCCACCCCGCTCCCCATCCACACAATGGATCCACGCAGACCAAGACCCGGAGCCGGACCGTGATTCGCATGAGTACTACTCCGTGACAGGTCTGATTCTCGTCCTGATGCTCTCTGTATTCGGATGTCTGGCTATCCTGCTCTCTGTCTGGAcagcggccttcttctgggtcTTTGCGATGATGCTGGGTAACCCCGACGGCACGGAGCGTAGGGATGATGGCCGCGCTGCTGTGCTGGGTGTTTGTAAGTGGTGGCAGACTTGGTTGGCTAAGGCAAGGAAGCTAGAAAAATAG